The following proteins come from a genomic window of Sesamum indicum cultivar Zhongzhi No. 13 linkage group LG10, S_indicum_v1.0, whole genome shotgun sequence:
- the LOC105172339 gene encoding putative F-box protein PP2-B12 produces the protein MAVQSCGDIHALPEDCIANALSLTSPKDACRMSVVASMFRAASQSDAVWSRFLPSDYREIISRAVDGSDSLLGGSRSKKDIYLHLCDHPILIDGGRKSFSLEKWSGKKCFMLAARELSIVWADTPQYWQWISFPQSRFPEVAELLDVCWFDIRAKIDINLLSPGTNYAAYLVFTCTSRFYGFDLEPAKSQVSIHGHEAQKRTVCLDPEREQTGRPFYHHTPYTDDDEDEEIQMFDEDGVGPYTGLPGDTEHPKQRDDGWMEVELGEYFVKSGYDGELEISLKEVKGGNWKSGLIIQGVEIRPKNCK, from the exons ATGGCGGTGCAGAGTTGCGGTGATATACACGCGTTGCCGGAGGATTGTATAGCCAACGCGCTGTCGTTGACCAGCCCTAAGGACGCTTGCCGGATGTCGGTGGTCGCCTCCATGTTCCGTGCCGCCTCCCAGTCCGACGCCGTTTGGAGTCGCTTCTTGCCCTCTGACTATAGGGAGATCATTTCCCGCGCAGTCGACGGCTCCGACTCGTTGCTTGGTGGATCTCGTTCTAAGAAGGACATCTACCTCCATCTATGTGATCATCCGATTCTCATCGATGGTGGCAggaag AGCTTTTCATTGGAGAAATGGAGTGGAAAGAAATGCTTTATGCTAGCTGCAAGAGAGCTTTCTATTGTGTGGGCTGATACTCCTCAATATTGGCAGTGGATCTCTTTTCCTCAATCCAG GTTCCCCGAAGTAGCAGAGCTTCTTGATGTTTGCTGGTTTGATATACGGGCCAAGATTGATATCAACTTGCTATCCCCTGGAACCAATTATGCAGCATACCTCGTGTTCACTTGCACATCACGATTCTATGGATTTGACTTAGAACCTGCCAAGTCTCAAGTGTCGATCCATGGGCATGAAGCCCAAAAACGTACGGTTTGTTTAGATCCAGAAAGAGAGCAGACGGGAAGGCCCTTCTACCATCATACACCCTATACCGATGACGACGAAGACGAAGAAATCCAGATGTTCGACGAAGACGGTGTGGGGCCCTATACTGGGTTACCCGGGGACACGGAGCACCCTAAGCAGAGGGATGACGGATGGATGGAAGTTGAGTTGGGAGAGTACTTTGTGAAGAGCGGATATGATGGTGAATTGGAGATCAGTTTGAAGGAGGTGAAAGGTGGCAACTGGAAGAGTGGTCTAATTATCCAAGGGGTTGAgattagacccaagaattgtAAATAG
- the LOC105172341 gene encoding glucose and ribitol dehydrogenase homolog 1-like precursor (The RefSeq protein has 5 substitutions compared to this genomic sequence) yields the protein MQFFSSRLLGSSRVLATTLSHFHYNPCTNKAHFTKAQLLPAAPYSNKLVIRSMASSGQQFPPQKQEGQPGKEHIMDPTPQATTPEYKPANKLVGKVALVTGGDSGIGRAVGHCFALEGATVAFTYVKGQEDKDANDTLGMLMKAKHADAKDPIAIPTDLGYDENCRRVVEEVVNNYGRIDILVNNAAEQYEASTVEEIDEPRLERVFRTNIFSYFFTSRHALKHMKEGSSIINTTSVNAYKGNAKLLDYTATKGAIVAFTRGLALQMVEKGIRVNGVAPGPIWTPLIPASFTEDENAKFGSQTPMKRAGQPHEVAPSYVFLASNIDSSYITGQVLHPNGGTIVNG from the exons ATGCAATTCTTCTCATCTCGTCTTCTTGGTAGCTCTAGAGTTTTAGCAACCACTTTGAGTCATTTTCACTACAATCCCTGCACAAAGAAAGCTCACTTCACTGAAGCACAATTACTCCCTGCAGCCCCATATTCTAATAAGCTTGTGATCAGATCAATGGCGTCCAGCGGGCAGCAATTCCCACCACAGAAGCAGGAAGGTCAGCCCGGCAAAGAGCACATTATGGACCCAACTCCCCAGGCCACCACCCCTGAATATAAGCCAGCGAACAAGCTTGTG GGTAAAGTGGCTCTGGTGACGGGAGGTGATTCGGGCATCGGACGGGCAGTCGGCCACTGCTTCGCACTGGAGGGCGCGACTGTAGCGTTCACGTACGTGAAGGGTCAGGAAGACAAGGACGCAAACGACACTCTGGGAATGCTGATGAAAGCTAAACACGCCGACGCCAAGGACCCGATCGCGATACCCACCGATCTGGGATACGACGAGAACTGCAGACGGATGGTGGAGGAAGTCGTCAACAACTATGGCCGGATTGATATTCTCGTCAACAATGCGGCGGAGCAGTACGAAGCCAGCACCGTTGAGGAGATCGATGAGCCCAGGCTTGAGAGGGTGTTTAGAACTAATAtcttttcttactttttcaCCTCCAG GCACGCATTGAAGCATATGAAGGAAGGCAGTTCGATCATCAACACCACATCAGTGAACGCGTACAAGGGCAATGCCAAATTGCTGGATTACACGGCCACGAAGGGAGCAATAGTTGCATTCACTCGAGGGCTGGCGCTGCAGATGGTGGAGAAAGGGATACGGGTGAACGGCGTGGCGCCCGGTCCCATATGGACACCTCTGATTCCAGCTTCTTTCACCGAAGACGAAAGTGCGAAATTCGGCACCCAAACGCCCATGAAGAGAGCAGGCCAGCCCCATGAGGTGGCACCGTCGTACGTGTTTCTGGCCTCCAACATCGACTCCTCCTACATAACGGGACAGGTGCTTCATCCCAATGGAGGCACAATCGTGAACGGTTGA